The Haloprofundus salinisoli region GGCGACCAGTCCGAGGACGACCGGGTCGTGTTCACCGCAGACGACATCACCGAGCAGAAAGAACGCGAACGGCAGCTCCGCCGCGAGTCCAAACAAACCGAGAAGCTGTTGCGGACGGCCCCGATTGCGATCGCAGTCCAGAACGCCGAGGGCGAGATGGTCCTGGCGAACCAGCGGGCCCAAGAGGCGCTTGGACTCTCCGAACAGGAGATCATCGAGGAACCCGACGACGTCGACGACTGGGAAGTGTACGACGCATTTGGCGATCAAACTGCTCCTCACGAAACGCCGTCTTCTCGCGTCCTAACGACCGGCGAGGCGGTGCTTGACGAAGAGCTCGTCATCGACCCTCCAAGCGGCGAGCAGATGCAGTTCCGTATCAACGCTGCTCCTCTTTTCGGTCCCGATGGGACGGTGGAGCGCGTCATCACTGCCGGCGAAGATATCACCGAACTCAAACGGCGCGAACGGCAACTCGAACAACGGAAGAGCGAACTCGAAACCGAGTTGAGCGGTATCCTCGGCCGAATTTCCGACGCGTTCTACGCGCTCGACGAGGAGTGGCAGTTCACACATATCAACGACCGGGCTGTCGAGATTTTCCAACAGCCCGAGGACGAGTTACTCGGGCGGTCTATCTGGGAGGTGTTTCCCGAGGAAACTGAGGGGACAATCTGGGAGAACTTCCACACCGCAATGGATACGCAGGAGACGGTCAGCTTCGAGTTATACGTCGAGGAAATCGACAGTTGGCTGGAGTTTAACGTCTACCCCTCTGAAACGGGTCTGTCGATCTACTTCCGCGACATCACCGACCGGAAGGCCAACGAGCAAGAGCTGGCCATGTACGAGACGATTATCGAGACGATCCACGAGGCTATCTACGTGCTTGATGACGACCTGCAGTTCACGATGGTCAACGAGGCGTTCACGGAACTGACCGGGTACGCTCGCGATGAACTGCTCGGCGAACACGCCTCTCTCGTCGTCGATGAAGAGACGATCGAACGGGGAACGGGGTTACGTGGAGAACTGGCCGACGGGAAGGAGGTCAGTCCGACGCTGGAGATCGCCATCGAAACGGTGAACGATAACCGTATCCCCGTGGAGGGGTCCTTTACGCCACTCCTCTACAGCGATGGAGAGCACAAACGAATCGGGGTACTGCGAGACATCACCGAACGCAAGGAGAGCCGGCGCAAGCTCGAGGAGAGCGAACGCCGGTACAGAACGCTTGTCGAGCATTTCCCGAACGGTGCAGTCGCGTTGTTCGACGAGGACCTGTGTTACACTACCGCCGGCGGCGAACTCATGAATGTAATGGGTACCGCTCTGGAGGACCGAATCGGAACCAGCATCCACGACCTCTATCCGGACGAACTCCTCGAGGAGATCGAACCGTACTTCCACGCCGCGCTGGAGGGCGACGAACACTCGTTCGAGGCCGAGTATCTCGGCCGACATCTGCTCGCCTACACCCTTCCCATCCAAAACGCCGACGACGAGGTTTACGCGGGCATGCTCGTCGTTCAGGACATCACTGAGTTCAAGGAAACCCAACGACGGCTCGAAGCGTCGAACGAGCGCCTCGAACAGTTCGCCTACGCCGCCTCTCACGACCTGCAAGAACCGCTTCGGATGATTTCGAGCTATCTCCAACTGGTCGAGCAACGGTACGCCGACGTCCTCGACGAGGACGGTGAGGAGTTCCTCGAATTCGCCGTCGACGGTGCCAAGCGGATGCGCGATATGATCGATGCGCTCCTCACGTACTCCCGGATAGAGACCCAGGGCGACCCCTTCGAGCCGGTCGATCTCGACACAGTACTCGAAGACGTGCGTGAAAACCTCCAGATGCGGATTGGGGAGACTGAAACCACCATCAGGACGGAACCACTGCCAAACGTCCAGGGCGATGCCACACAACTGCGACAAGTATTCCAGAACTTGATCTCGAATGCGATCGAGTACGCCGGCGACGAACCGCCGCAGGTCCACATTTCGGCCGAGCGAACCGGTCACGGGTGGGTGGTCTCGGTCCGCGATGAAGGGATCGGCATCGATCCCGACGATGCCCATCGTATCTTCGAGGTGTTTCAGAGCCTTCACGGTCGTGCGGACCACTCCGGCACCGGCATCGGCCTCGCACTTTGCAAGCGGATCGTCGAACGTCATGGTGGTGAGATTTGGGTTGAGTCTGAACCCGAGGAGGGCGCGACGTTCTCGTTCACACTGCCTGTGGGGGGTGAGTGCAATGAGTGAGCAGGACTGCACCAAGGAACCAGCGGACATTCTCCTTGTCGAGGACAATCCCGGTGACGTCCGCCTCACAGAGGAAGCATTCAACGAGTGCCGCATTACCAACACGCTCCACGTGGTCGGAGATGGCATCGAGGCACTGGACTTCCTTTATCAACGCGGCGATCACGCCGATGCGCCACGCCCGGATCTCATCCTCCTCGATCTCAACCTCCCACGAAAGAACGGTGACGAGGTGCTCGAGGAGATCGCCGAGAATCGAGAGCTCTCGCGTATCCCCGTGCTCGTGCTGACGAGTTCGAAATCAGAAGCGGACATCGTCAGGTCGTATGATCTGCACGCGAACGCATACCTCACGAAACCGGTCAATCCCGAAGTGTTCGTAGAGATGGTTCGAACGTTCGAACAGTTCTGGTTCTCGATCGTTCAACTGCCGCCGAAGGAAAGAGGATAACACGCACCGATGAACTCGTTGGCGTTCGATCACGGGCATTCCCGCTGATGCTACCCCATTGAAATACTCGCTAGGGGTAGGTGCCGTTCAGAGGGACATGGAGTCACGATACCAGCCGGGGTCGTGATCCGTGAGGTCGATGAGGTCCGACCGACACGCTGGGCAATAGTCAGGGGTGACTGATTCGCCTCGGGGGACGTACACCGCGCCGCCGCACTTCACGCACGCATCCGTGGCGATGGTCGCGCAGTCCGCGCAGACGTTAAAATCGTCAACTGTGAGGTCGCGCAGGGGTTCTAGTTGTTTATCCAGAATATACTCGTCGATAACAGCCTGACAGTTGTGGCACGGTTTCATGACGATGCCTATAGCCCCATGTGACCACCACGTAAATACATGTCTCCAAGAATGATCCGACTCGCTATGGTCCGGCTATCTCCTGTAGATATCGCCCGTTCTCCCAGCAGTTCCGATTTCTTTCGGCGAGGCCCCGAATCTCGGGCGATACCCCTCGTAAATCGGCCGACCCCTACGTCTGCGTCTCGATCACGACGTGGTCGTGGTACCTTGACCCTCGGAAGGGTTATCCCTCACCCTATTCTACGTTTGTTTGTAATGGCAAACGGTAAGGTTGATTTCTTCAACGACACAGGCGGCTACGGTTTCATTTCGACTGACGACGGCGACCTCGACGACGACGAAGACGTCTTCTTCCACATGGAGGATGTCGGCGGCGAAGACCTCACGGAAGGTACTGAGGTCGAGTTCGACATCGAGTCCTCTCCGAAAGGGCCTCGCGCGGCGAACGTCGTCAGGACGTAATACCGAGATACACTCGTCGCTCACAGCGGCGAACAACGACCTCGATTTTTCAGACGGTTACACGTCCGAGCTGACGCTATCTGTGGACTCTCTACTGAGTGAACTGTCTTGTGCTGAGTATGTGCGTTGTATCCAGCACGGCTCCCTGAAACCTATCAGCGCTTGGGCTGTCTAACCGAGTCAAACAATTTCAAGGAGTAATCTGGGCTAAGAATTGTTCCGACAATCGACGCTGAAAGTGCACTCTGCAACCGATGGAACCTGATTATCGAACCGGTGTTTTTACTATCGGATAAACGACGCGTAAGGTAGAAGCCCCAAATCGACTGTTTTCGGGGTGAACCTGGGATACCGAACACTGGACGCTTTGCGCTAAGGCGCAATCGTCCGCTCTGCCATCCCGCCAGCGTTCCGACTACCGTTGGGCACCCTCAATCCTGTCTGTCCTCAGTTACGGACGACCGTCGGTTCACCGTCTTCGACGACCCGAAGTCCGAGTTCCGCGACGAACTTGGCGGTGTGTTTCGGCACGATGCGCCCCGCCTCGCGTCGGGCGTGCAGCATCGGCAACACCGTCAGGAGGTCCTCGCCCGTCTCGACGGTCGGTTGCATCGGGACGAAGTCCACGTCGAGCCCCGCGTCGTGGCCGTGGGCGGCGAGCGTCTCTATCTCGGGGTGGGTGAACGACTCCGTGAAGTCGATGGGCTCCGAGAACGCCGCGTAGTAACACCGTCCGCTCATCGAGGGGCCGAGAACGACGGGTGCAGAGCGGAGTTTCATCGCCGCCGAATCGACGAGCGTGCGCGTCAGAAACGGCGCGTTCCCGCGCACGACGGCGACGGACTGCTCGCCTTCGGTGCCGAGGAGATGCGAGACGGTGTTGCCCGCGCGGGCGTCGAACGTCGAGCCGACCTGCTTTTCGACGCGAACGTCCGAGAGGTCGCCGAGCGTGTCGGCGGCGAGTGCGCGCACCGCTGCGGCCGCCGGTTCGTCGGTGACGAACTCGTCGGGGAGCAGGTCGTCGGGTCGATAGTTGACGAGCAGTTCGCCGCCCGAGCGGACGGCGGCGAGAAACGCGTCTTTCAGCATCGCGGCGTAGAACTCTGCGGCCTCGGCTTCGGTGAGCGGACTCGTCTCGGCGAGGTCCGAAAGCACGAGACCGGGTCGCGGCGGGTCGGCGAACACGGCGACGACAGTCATACTCAGTGCTCGTCGCGGCGGCGTCTTGAACCCGCTGGTGTCCGTCGCCGAAGGCGTCGCGTCCGTCGGCGTCGAGTGGCGTCAGTAGTCGGCGTCGAATCGAGAGAAGAGTCCGTCGCTGCGCGCGCCCATCGCAGCGCGGCTCGTTATCGCTGTTGAGGGAGCTCGTAGACGTTGACCTCGCCGGTGCTGAAGACGACGACTTCGTACTCGTCGTAGGTGAATCCGACGTAGCGCATCGGCGTCGCCTCGGGTGCCGCGTTGCTGGACAACACCGCCTCCGCGAATCCGAGGTCGATGACGTTACCGATCGGCGGCTGCAGCTGGAGCGGTTCGGTGTTCTTTGCTCGTGCGAGCGCCTTTGCGACGGCGAAGGTCAACGTATCCGGATCGTCCGGGTCGTACGTTGCGCTCGCGACTTCTGTACGACGTGCGGTGACGAACTCGTCCACCGACGCGGTCGACTCTGAGAAATCGGAATCGGTCGAACGCTCGGTGCTCGACGCCCGATTCGGCTCCTTCGTTGAATCTCTCTTCGAGTTGCCCGGTCTATCCATATCCGTCAGTTGTGCCGGTTCACCGATTTAAATGCTTTATGGATTATTTCCGAATAGCAATGGTAGCAATTTTACTAGTGAACGTTGTTCGATGAACAGAGACCAATCGTTCGTTGATACTGATACGACTATATCAAAATGTATGAGTGACAGGAAATGCTCTTTGTTCTCACTCCCGATGCGTACCGTATGGAACTCCTCGGACAGTTCACGCGACTCGTCATCGTCGGTGTCGCCGCCGTCGGTCTCGGTGCGATGCTGACGTTCCTCGCAACCGGGCTCACCGCCGAGACAGTCGTCGCCGGGATTCTCGTCGCAGCTTTCGTCGCCGCGGCGGTTCGGTTCGCGGTCCGGCGCGCGGTGAGAACGGAGACGCCCTACTGGTAGTCTCGCACGAGGCTCCCGAAGCGAGTGAGCAGATCGGGCGCTCGATTATCGGCCGCGCCGACCCTTCGTCTGCCGGTAGTCGCGGCCGAAGACGTTCTCCGTGACGTGCTCGACGAACGCCTCGGTCTGCTCGTCGGTCTGTCTGTCGAGTTCGACCATCGGGACGAGTTCGAAGCCGCGGCCGCGAATCGTCGTCGCGTGTTCCGCCTCGACGTCGAAGCTCTCGACGCGGCGGGTGGTGTAGTCGAACGCGAGCGCTTCGAGCGCCCGCTGACCGACGGGGACGATGATCTGCGGGTTGATCATCCGAACCTCGGCGTTGAGATACGGTTCGCACGTCTCTATCTCCACGTCCGTCGGTTCGCGCTCGGGGTGGCGACAGCGCGTCAGATTCGTCAGGAAGACGTTCTGGAGGTCGGGTTCGGTCGACTCCGGCGACGACCGAGAAAAGCCGAGTTCGCCGAGGATGTACTGGAGCCGCTCGCCCGCCGCGTCGCCGACGAACGGCACCCCCGCCTCGTCGGCCCCCGCGCTCGGCATCTCGCCGACGAAGAGAAACTCCGCGCCCACGTCGCCGTAGCCGTGGACGAGACTCTCGCGCGTCTCGCAGAGCGCCGGACAGTTCGTGCAGTTTTCGTCCATGCTGAAGGGGTTCTCCAGCGTGTGCTGATGGGCGTCCACGGCAGAGGTTGGAGGAGGGACGGTAAAACGGTGCGGAAGCGAGGAGGGAGTAGCGGCGCCGGCGCTGTCGGCCCGGCGCTCGGCGACTACCGCCGCAGCCCGCCCTGCTCTTTGATGTTCATGATGTGGCGGACGTTCAGGTAGATCTCCTCCGGCGAGGTGTCGCCGTCGGGGTCGTAGAGGTCGCTCACGCGGTAGAGGACCGCCGAGAGCTGTCTGCTCTCGGAGCTCTCACCGTAGACGTCCTCCGCTATCTTACGGAGCGCTCGGACGCGCTCGTCGTCCGCCGGAAACTCCGCGTCGGAGTCGGAGGCCATCTGCCAGTCCGGCTCGTCGTCTTCGGCGTCCTCGGCGGGAACCGGCTCCTCGCTCATCGCTGCGACCGGAGCTTCATCCGGTTGACGACGCCGACGTTGTTGGCGACGTTCTCGGTCAGCACGCGGAACGCGTCGGCCGTCTCGTCGTCCTCCTCCAGCACGATGGGTTCGCCGCCGTCGCCGCCCGTTCGGACCTCCGGGTCGAGCGGAATCCCGCCGAGGTACGGCAGGTCCGTCTCCTCGGCGAGCGCCTTCCCGCCGCCGGAGCCGAAGATGTCGTGGCTACTGCCGCAGTCGGGACAGACGAAACTCGACATGTTCTCGACGACGCCGAGGACGTTCGTGTCGTGGGTGCCGAACATCCGCAGTCCTTTGCGGGCGTCGTCGAGTGCGACTTCCTGCGGCGTCGTGACGATGACCGCGCCCGTCAGCGGGAGCGTCTGCAAGATGGTCAGTTGCGTGTCGCCCGTTCCAGGCGGTAAGTCGAGCACGAGGTAGTCGAGTTCGCCCCACTCCACGTCCTCGACCAACTGCGTCAGAATCTTGTGGACCATCGGGCCGCGCCAGATGACGGGGTCGTCCTCGCCGACGAGAAACGCCATCGACATCAGTTTCATCCCGTACTTCTGGGGCGGGACGATGGTCTCCTCCGCCGTCGCCTGCGGGTGTTCGTCGGCGGCGACCATCCGCGGGACGTTCGGACCGTACACGTCGGCGTCGAACAGGCCGACGCGCGCGCCGAGTTGCGACAGCCCGGCCGCGAGGTTGACTGCGACGGTCGATTTGCCGACCCCGCCCTTGCCGGAGGCGACGGCGATGACGTTCTTCACGCCGGGAAGCACCTGTTCGCTCTCTGAGAGCGACGACGGCGTCTTCGCCGAGAGCTCGGCTTCGAGCCCCGCTTCCGAGAGCACGTCCCGGACGCGGGTGGCGATGTGCGTCTCGTTCGGGGCGTACGGTGCACCGAGCGCGAGCGATACGCGCGCGACGCCCTCGTCGACTTCGACGGCGTTGACCAACCCGAGCGAGACGATATCCTCGCCGAGGTCGGGGTCTTCGACCCCCCGAAGGAGATCTCGTACGTCGGCTTCGTTCATGCCCTCACGGTGGGGCCGTCGCTCGAATAAGGGTTATGTAAGCGGTGCCGCGCTGCGGCGGTCGAGAAACCGCCATCACCCTACCGAGGACTCCATCACACCGCGGGCTACTAATACTCACTCTACGTCACGGAGAACCATGCGATTCACCCTCACTGACGAGCAGCGAGCACTCAGAGCCGACGCCCGAGAGTTCGCGGAGGCGAACATCGTTCCGCAGGCCGCCGACCTCGACCGGGACGAAGCGTCTCCCGACTCGATTCTCGCCGGCCTCGGCGAGCGTGGGTACGCGGGACTGACCGTCCCCGAAGCGTACGGCGGCCGCGGCGAGGGGATGGTCGAACTCGCGCTCGTCACCGAAGAGCTGTCGGCCGGACTGATGGCCGTCGCGAGCGCGCTCGCGCTCCACCTCGGTGTCGCCGAGATCGTCGAGCGGTTCGGCACCGACGCGCAGAGAGAACACGTCCTCCCGGAGATGGCGAGCTACGACCGCGTGGGCGCACTCGGCCTCAGCGAGGAGAACGCCGGCAGCGACAAGCGAGGAATCGAGACGACGGCGACGCGAGAGGGCGACGAGTGGGTGCTCGACGGCCACAAGCGCTGGGTGACGAACTACGACGACGCCGACGTCGTGCTGACCTACGCGCGGACTGGTCCCACCGAGGACGCTCCCCGGAACGTCACCGCCTTTCTCGTCCCCGCCGACGAGTTCGAGGTCGACACCGTCTGGGAGACCCTCGGTGCAAAGAGCGTGAAATCGCCGAAGGTGACGCTCTCGAACGTCCGGGTGTCCGACGACTGGCGGATCGGCGAGGTGGACGCGGCGCTCGTCGAACGCGGGAGCGCGACCACCGGCATCAACGTCCCGGCGCGCGCCGTCGGTCTCGCCCGCGCCGCGCTCGAAGACACCGTCGTCTACACGAGCGGGCGCGAGCAGTACGGCGGGCGAATCGGCGACTACCAGGGCGTCCGCTGGCGCGTCGCCGAGATGGCTCGCCGCGTCGACACCGCGAGACTGCTCACGCTCCGGGCGGCCGACTACGCCGACCGCGGCCGCGACGCGGCCCGCGAGTCCGCCATGGCGAAAGTGTACGCGACAGAGGCCGCCGTCGACGTGACGAACGACGCGCTTCAACTCCACGGCGGTGTCGGCTACACGACCGAACGCTCGGTCGAACGCTATCTGCGCGACGCGCGCCTCTTGACCATCGCCGGCGGCCCGAACGAGGGTCACCGCGACAGCGTCGCCGACGCGGTTTACGAGCGCGGCGCGTGATGCGGAACCCGTCCAAAAGGCGTCGGGTCGTCGCTCGGTGACGGCGACCACCGGACGCGCTCGGCGAGCCGCTCGTAACCGGATTCGGTTACCTCATCCCGGAACGCCCCCGCTCATTTAAGAACATCCACACGAACTCTCACGACATATGCTCACGGACGACTTCGGCAGGGACGTCACCGGCGTCCGCATCTCGCTCACGGACCGGTGCAACTTCGACTGCGTCTACTGTCACAACGAAGGGTTAGGCGACACCCGCGGGCCGATGGACCCGCAGGACGACGAGATGAGCGCCGACGACGTCGTTCGCTTCCTCGAAGTCGTCGAGGAGTTCGGCGTCCGGAAGGTGAAGTTCACCGGCGGCGAACCGATGCTCCGACAGGACCTCGAAGAGATTATCGAGCGCACGCCCGACTCGATGGAGACGTCGCTGACGACGAACGGGACGTTCCTCCCCGGCCGCGCGGAGGACCTGAAGGCGGCCGGTCTCGAACGGGTGAACGTCTCGCAGGACGCGCTCGACCCGCAGGCGTTCGCCGACATCACGAAGTCCGGCGCGTACGACCGCGTGATGGAGGGCGTTCGAGCGGCCCTGGACGCCGGCCTCGACCCGGTGAAACTGAACATGGTCGTGTTCGAGCACACCGCGGGCTACGTCGAGGGGATGGTCGACCACGTCGCCGAGAACGACGGCCTCCAGCTCCAGCTCATCGAGTACATGCCCGAACTGACGGGCAAACCCGAGTGGAGCATCGACATCCAGCGCGTCCACGACTGGCTCGCAGACATCGCCGACCGAATCGAACACCGCGAGATGCACGACAGAAAACGCTACTTCGTCGGGGAGGGGATGGTCGAAATCGTCGACCCCGTCGGCAACGAGAACTTCTGCGCGAACTGCCACCGCGTGCGCGTCACCCACGAGGGCTACCTGAAGGGCTGTCTCAACCGCAACGACGACCTGCGGCCGATGGGCGACATGACCAGAGACGAGATTCGAGAGACGTTCCGAGAAACCGTCGAGAGTCGGGTTCCGTACTACGGCGAGTATCTCGTCCGCGACGAGACCGACGAGTGGGTTCTCAACGAGAAGTATCTGCCCGCCTGAGTCGACGTCCGCCGACGTCGCGGCGCTTGTGCGACACTGCGCGGAGACCGACGAGCGAATCGGCGAGATGCCGATGGTGAGTCACTGAGACTCGACGAGCGTCTGCAACGACTCCTCGGGCACCGCGCCCTGGGCCGTCCGCCCCTGGTAGAGAAACGAAGGGATGCCGGTCACGTTCTCGCGTTCGGACTCTTCGAGCGCTTCGTCGAGGCGTCGTCGGTGCGCCGAGTTGGCGAGCGCCGACCGGACCGACGCCGGGTCGATGCCGGCCGCTCCGGCGATGTCGACGAGCGTTTCCTCGTCGCTGATATCCTCGCTGTCCCGCCACAACGCGGAAAACAACCATCGGTGGACGGTCTCGAAGCGGTCGGGGTGCTCGTCCCGAACGTACAGAGCCAACTGTTGGGCTTTCTTCGAGTCGACGGCCCGATACCTCGGCGAGGGGAGGTTCATCTCGACGCCGTACCGCCCCGCCAACTCCTCGACGGCCGACCACGACGCTCCGAGCGACTCCTCGACGTCGATCTCTCGACCGATGGTCCCGTCGGAGTCACGGTACGGTTCGCGGAGGTCGAACGGTCGCCACTCGACCGGAAGCGACGGAAGTCCTCTGTTCTCGCGGCCGGCCAGATAGTGAGACAGGACCTCGGTTCCGAGATAACTGAACGGACAGACGTAGTCGGCGTACACGACTAGCGAATCGTTCGTCTGGCAGTTAGTCGGGGGATCTGCGCCGTTTTCGTTCCCCTCGCTATCTCGCATATTTTCCCAAAGGAACTACCCTCGTAAGTAGTCACGCCCCAATCAGTGCCGGAGCGGGACGGCATCCCTTGGTCCCTGCGGGCAAACGTACGTGTAAAACACCGCGCGTAGGTGCGGGGATATCAACTGATTGCGTCGGTTCGGTCGAAAGATGGGTGTGTGACTGTCTCCGACGCTATAGGCCTCATAGACTCCCGATATGTTCACAGCGGTCGGGCGTCCGAACGCCCGATCGGGGGCGTTCGTCACCGAGGCGGGTCTCTCTATCACGAAGCCGCGACCAGGACGGCGGGGGCGAGTAGGCGACAGGGTAATGAGGTGAGCGAGGGGTTGGAGTAAGCATCGTCCACCCAGACACGCCGCAACAGCGGCGAGCGGGCGGTTCGCACCGCCGACGAACTTGTCGCCCGGTGGCGACGCCCGCGCAGGCGCGCGAGATTTTGGGTCTCTGAGCGGCCGGTTTCGGGGACCACCGCGAACGCCGCGTTCGCGCGACGCGGTATGTCATCGGAACCCACGTTCCCGGACCTTTCGTGACGTTTAAGTACCGTCCACGGATTACTCCGAATGTAGTCACTGTAGGGGCACGGCGTCCCGAGTCCAGACGGGCGACGATACGACAGACACAGGGTTGCGGTAGCCAAGTGGCCCAAGGCGCTGGGTTGCTAACTCAGTGGCGTCATGCCTCCGGGGTTCGAATCCCCGCCGCAACGCTCACCCACTTTCCACCATGAGTGCAGAAGAACCACAGGACGGCTCGACCGAAGAGGAGGAGGAGAACCTCCGATACTTCGTCCGCATCGGGCAGACGGACCTCGACGGGACGAAGACGGTCGAGCGGAGCCTGACAGAGATGAACGGTATCGGCAAGCGCACCGCGCGCATCGTCGCCGAGACCGCGGGTGTCGACCGAACCGCGACGTTCGGTCGCCTCGACGAGGAGGACATCGACGCCGTCGTTTCGGCCGTCGAGAACCTCGCCGACGAGGTCCCCCCGTGGCTCACTAACCGGCAGAACGATTTCTACACCGGTGAGACGACGCACCGAATCGGTAACGACCTGCAACAGAAACGCCGCCACGACATCAACCGGATGCAGATGATAAACTCCTACAAGGGCATCCGGCACCAGCGCGGCCAGAAGGTCCGCGGCCAGCGGACGAAGTCCACCGGCCGCACCGAGGGAACCATCGGCGTCAACGTCGAAGCTATCCGCGAGGAAGCGGAAGCAGACGAGGGCGGTGACGAAGAATGAGTACCGGCAAAAACACCAAGTCCTACGAGACGCCGAACCACCCGTACCAGGGCGAACGCATCGCCCGCGAGGGCGACCTGCTCGGCCGCTACGGGCTGAAGAACAAAGAAGAGCTGTGGCGCGCGCAGTCGGAACTGCGCTCGTTCCGCCGCGAGGCGCGACGCCTCCTCGGCAACGCGCAGGGAGACATCGACGAAGCCGGCCGCGAGGGCGCGGAGTTCCTCAACCGCCTGCGCCGACTCGGCATCCTGAACGACTCCGACGACATCAGCGAGATTCTCTCGCTCGACGTCACCGACCTGCTCGAACGCCGTCTCCAGACGGTCGCCTACCGCAAAGGCCTCGGCAACACGCCGAAGCAGGCGCGGCAGTTCATCACCCACGGCCACGTCACCGTCGAGGGCGCACGGATCACCGTCCCCTCGAAGAAGGTCGAGGTCGACGAGGAGTCCACCGTGAGCTTCGAGGAGAACTCGCCGCTTGCGGACGAACTACATCCTGAGCGCGCGGAGGGTCAAGAATGAGCGAAACCAGTGAAGAGACGTGGGGCATCGCCCACGTGTACGCATCGTTCAACAACACGCTCATCACCATCACCGACCAGACCGGTGCCGAGACCATCGCCAAATCCAGCGGTGGGACCGTCGTGAAGCAGAACCGCGACGAAGCGTCGCCGTACGCGGCGATGCAGATGGCCGAAGTCGTGGCCGAGGAGGTCAAGGCGGCGGGCATCGACGGCGTCCACGTCCGCGTTCGCGGTCCCGGCGGGAACCTCAACAAGTCCCCCGGCCCCGGCGCACAGGCAACTATCCGAGCGCTCGCCCGTGCCGGACTCGAAATCGGCCGCATCGAAGACGTGACGCCGATTCCGCACGACGGCACGCGCGCTCCCAAAAACCGTAGGTTCTGAAAACGATGGCAGACGAGTTCGAGGTCGAGTTCATCGAACGCGAAGAACGGTCGGCGAGGTTCGTCGTCCGCGGGCTGACGCCCGCGATAGCGAACGGCATCCGCCGTGCGATGATCACCGACGTCCCGACGTTGTCCA contains the following coding sequences:
- a CDS encoding 30S ribosomal protein S11; this translates as MSETSEETWGIAHVYASFNNTLITITDQTGAETIAKSSGGTVVKQNRDEASPYAAMQMAEVVAEEVKAAGIDGVHVRVRGPGGNLNKSPGPGAQATIRALARAGLEIGRIEDVTPIPHDGTRAPKNRRF
- a CDS encoding 30S ribosomal protein S4, with the protein product MSTGKNTKSYETPNHPYQGERIAREGDLLGRYGLKNKEELWRAQSELRSFRREARRLLGNAQGDIDEAGREGAEFLNRLRRLGILNDSDDISEILSLDVTDLLERRLQTVAYRKGLGNTPKQARQFITHGHVTVEGARITVPSKKVEVDEESTVSFEENSPLADELHPERAEGQE
- the moaA gene encoding GTP 3',8-cyclase MoaA yields the protein MLTDDFGRDVTGVRISLTDRCNFDCVYCHNEGLGDTRGPMDPQDDEMSADDVVRFLEVVEEFGVRKVKFTGGEPMLRQDLEEIIERTPDSMETSLTTNGTFLPGRAEDLKAAGLERVNVSQDALDPQAFADITKSGAYDRVMEGVRAALDAGLDPVKLNMVVFEHTAGYVEGMVDHVAENDGLQLQLIEYMPELTGKPEWSIDIQRVHDWLADIADRIEHREMHDRKRYFVGEGMVEIVDPVGNENFCANCHRVRVTHEGYLKGCLNRNDDLRPMGDMTRDEIRETFRETVESRVPYYGEYLVRDETDEWVLNEKYLPA
- a CDS encoding DsbA family oxidoreductase, with product MRDSEGNENGADPPTNCQTNDSLVVYADYVCPFSYLGTEVLSHYLAGRENRGLPSLPVEWRPFDLREPYRDSDGTIGREIDVEESLGASWSAVEELAGRYGVEMNLPSPRYRAVDSKKAQQLALYVRDEHPDRFETVHRWLFSALWRDSEDISDEETLVDIAGAAGIDPASVRSALANSAHRRRLDEALEESERENVTGIPSFLYQGRTAQGAVPEESLQTLVESQ
- a CDS encoding acyl-CoA dehydrogenase family protein, producing the protein MRFTLTDEQRALRADAREFAEANIVPQAADLDRDEASPDSILAGLGERGYAGLTVPEAYGGRGEGMVELALVTEELSAGLMAVASALALHLGVAEIVERFGTDAQREHVLPEMASYDRVGALGLSEENAGSDKRGIETTATREGDEWVLDGHKRWVTNYDDADVVLTYARTGPTEDAPRNVTAFLVPADEFEVDTVWETLGAKSVKSPKVTLSNVRVSDDWRIGEVDAALVERGSATTGINVPARAVGLARAALEDTVVYTSGREQYGGRIGDYQGVRWRVAEMARRVDTARLLTLRAADYADRGRDAARESAMAKVYATEAAVDVTNDALQLHGGVGYTTERSVERYLRDARLLTIAGGPNEGHRDSVADAVYERGA
- a CDS encoding 30S ribosomal protein S13, which produces MSAEEPQDGSTEEEEENLRYFVRIGQTDLDGTKTVERSLTEMNGIGKRTARIVAETAGVDRTATFGRLDEEDIDAVVSAVENLADEVPPWLTNRQNDFYTGETTHRIGNDLQQKRRHDINRMQMINSYKGIRHQRGQKVRGQRTKSTGRTEGTIGVNVEAIREEAEADEGGDEE